One Vallitalea pronyensis genomic region harbors:
- a CDS encoding energy-coupling factor transporter ATPase, whose translation MEMIRSRGLVYEYHTHDDLGELAFKKKALDQVDMEINEGEFVVILGHNGSGKSTMAKHLNALLLPTEGTLWVKGMDTSNPEDVWHIRQAAGMVFQNPDNQIIATVVEEDVAFGPENIGTPPVKIRKRVDEALDTVDMKMYRTHSPNKLSGGQKQRIAIAGVLAMRPECIILDEPTAMLDPSGRKEVIDTVKRLNKEEGITIILITHYMEEAIEADRIYVMDEGKIAMQGKPEDVFVRVDKMKALGLDVPQVTELTYMLRKQGFEIPANILNVKEMVDALCQLK comes from the coding sequence ATGGAAATGATACGTTCTAGGGGTTTGGTTTATGAGTACCATACCCATGATGATCTTGGTGAGTTGGCTTTTAAGAAGAAGGCTCTTGACCAGGTGGATATGGAGATTAATGAGGGTGAGTTTGTGGTGATTCTTGGGCATAATGGTTCGGGGAAGTCGACCATGGCGAAGCATTTGAATGCTTTGTTGTTACCTACAGAGGGGACTTTGTGGGTGAAGGGGATGGATACGAGTAATCCGGAGGATGTTTGGCATATTAGGCAGGCTGCGGGGATGGTGTTTCAGAATCCGGATAATCAGATTATTGCTACGGTGGTTGAGGAAGATGTGGCTTTTGGGCCTGAGAATATTGGGACTCCGCCTGTTAAGATTAGGAAGAGGGTAGATGAGGCGTTAGATACGGTAGATATGAAGATGTATCGGACGCATTCGCCTAATAAGCTATCGGGTGGTCAGAAACAGCGTATTGCTATAGCAGGTGTGCTTGCCATGCGGCCTGAGTGTATTATATTGGATGAGCCTACGGCTATGTTGGATCCTTCTGGTAGGAAGGAAGTCATTGATACGGTTAAGCGATTGAATAAAGAAGAGGGTATAACGATTATTCTCATTACCCATTATATGGAAGAAGCTATAGAGGCGGATCGTATTTATGTGATGGATGAAGGAAAGATTGCCATGCAAGGGAAACCGGAAGATGTTTTTGTACGCGTGGATAAGATGAAGGCACTTGGATTGGATGTGCCTCAAGTAACAGAGCTGACGTATATGCTAAGGAAACAGGGATTTGAGATTCCTGCTAATATACTTAATGTAAAGGAAATGGTTGATGCCTTATGTCAATTAAAATAG
- a CDS encoding energy-coupling factor transporter ATPase has translation MSIKIENLSYVYSEGTPFEKKALDGVTLEIDNGEFVGLIGHTGSGKSTLIQHFNGLFKPSEGNVYVQGEDIHGEDVKLSDIRQKVGLVFQYPEHQLFEMTVYKDVSFGPVNMGLNASEVDSRVKEALHIVGLSEEVYEKSPFELSGGQKRRVAIAGVLAMKPDVLILDEPTAGLDPRGRDEILEEIKKLHDELGITVILVSHSMEDIGKYVDRIIVMDRGHIKYDDAPKKVFQHIESLEKMGLGVPQVTYLMRELTDKGYHVSPEVTTIKEAYDELMKMLGKGVNL, from the coding sequence ATGTCAATTAAAATAGAGAACTTGAGTTATGTATACAGTGAAGGAACGCCATTTGAAAAGAAAGCACTTGATGGGGTTACCTTAGAGATAGATAATGGAGAATTTGTTGGGCTTATTGGTCATACAGGTTCAGGTAAATCTACGCTGATTCAGCACTTTAACGGGCTTTTTAAACCTTCTGAAGGCAATGTGTATGTGCAGGGTGAGGATATACATGGAGAAGACGTGAAACTAAGTGATATCAGACAGAAAGTGGGGCTTGTGTTTCAGTATCCAGAGCATCAGCTGTTTGAAATGACAGTATACAAGGATGTATCCTTTGGGCCTGTAAACATGGGGCTTAATGCTTCAGAAGTGGATAGTCGTGTGAAAGAAGCCCTTCATATTGTTGGGTTATCGGAAGAGGTTTATGAGAAGTCTCCTTTTGAGCTGTCTGGAGGTCAGAAGCGGCGGGTAGCTATAGCAGGAGTTTTAGCCATGAAGCCTGATGTCTTGATATTGGATGAACCTACTGCAGGGTTAGATCCTAGAGGTCGGGATGAAATTCTAGAAGAAATTAAGAAGCTCCATGATGAATTAGGGATTACGGTTATTCTTGTGTCCCACAGCATGGAAGATATTGGTAAATATGTGGATCGTATCATTGTTATGGACAGAGGTCACATCAAGTATGATGATGCACCAAAAAAAGTTTTTCAGCACATTGAGTCATTGGAAAAAATGGGGCTAGGTGTGCCTCAAGTGACCTACCTGATGCGGGAACTGACAGATAAAGGTTATCATGTCTCTCCTGAAGTCACAACGATTAAAGAGGCATATGACGAACTTATGAAGATGCTAGGTAAGGGTGTGAACTTATGA
- a CDS encoding energy-coupling factor transporter transmembrane component T family protein, producing MIRDITIGQYYPVDSYIHRLDPRMKLLCTLGFIISLFLTNSFWGYLTAFVFLTLVIRISKVPLKFMLKGLRSIFIIIILTVVLNVFFTRGEHLVLELGRVKIYQEGLIYAAFMAARLIFLIIGSSILTLTTSPIQLTDGIEHALNPLKKIKIPAHEIAMMMTIALRFIPILLEETDKIMKAQMARGADFESGGILKRAKSLIPLLVPLFISAFRRADDLALAMEARCYRGGEGRTRMKQLQYSKYDAVAITLMVTYIVVMIIL from the coding sequence ATGATAAGAGACATAACAATTGGTCAGTATTATCCTGTTGATTCCTATATTCATCGATTGGACCCACGTATGAAGTTACTGTGTACGTTGGGATTTATTATATCCTTATTTTTAACCAATAGCTTTTGGGGATATTTAACAGCTTTTGTTTTTTTAACCCTCGTGATACGTATTTCTAAAGTGCCATTAAAATTTATGTTAAAAGGCCTGCGATCTATATTTATCATTATTATACTCACCGTGGTACTAAATGTGTTTTTCACTAGGGGTGAACATTTGGTGCTTGAGCTTGGGCGGGTTAAAATATATCAAGAAGGGTTAATTTATGCCGCTTTTATGGCAGCCAGATTGATTTTCCTGATTATTGGGTCATCCATTTTGACTTTAACAACGTCTCCTATTCAATTAACTGATGGGATAGAGCATGCTTTAAATCCTCTAAAGAAGATTAAGATACCAGCTCATGAGATAGCCATGATGATGACCATTGCTCTAAGATTTATTCCCATACTCTTAGAGGAGACAGATAAAATTATGAAAGCTCAGATGGCAAGAGGAGCAGATTTTGAATCCGGTGGCATTCTCAAAAGGGCAAAGAGTCTAATACCTTTACTCGTGCCGTTATTTATATCTGCCTTTAGACGTGCAGATGATTTGGCACTTGCCATGGAAGCGAGATGTTATCGTGGTGGTGAAGGGCGAACCAGGATGAAACAATTACAGTATTCCAAGTATGATGCAGTAGCTATAACCTTAATGGTAACGTACATTGTTGTTATGATTATTTTATAA
- the truA gene encoding tRNA pseudouridine(38-40) synthase TruA produces MKKIKLTMAYDGSNYCGWQIQNNAVTVQQKIQEACHKLFSREIKCVGASRTDTGVHALGQVAVIEVDTTIPDDRIPYALNAYLPNDIVITHAQEVPEDFHPRYQAIDKTYVYKIYNGPFPVPQYTRYAYFYPKSLHVDKMQTGAQYLIGRHDFKAFCSAGSSVKSTVREIYQCDVATYNGCIHITIKGNGFLYNMVRIIVGTLLDIGLGKREPDSMQSIIASLNREQAGVTAPAKGLTLAAIQYA; encoded by the coding sequence ATGAAAAAGATTAAGTTAACAATGGCATATGATGGAAGCAATTACTGTGGTTGGCAGATTCAAAATAATGCTGTGACCGTACAACAGAAAATTCAAGAAGCCTGTCATAAATTGTTTTCCCGGGAAATAAAATGTGTAGGAGCAAGTCGAACGGACACAGGTGTTCATGCTTTAGGACAAGTTGCTGTCATAGAAGTGGATACCACCATACCAGATGATCGTATACCTTATGCACTGAACGCTTATTTACCGAATGATATCGTTATCACCCATGCTCAGGAAGTACCAGAGGATTTTCACCCAAGGTATCAAGCAATAGATAAAACCTATGTGTATAAAATCTATAATGGACCATTTCCAGTGCCTCAATATACCCGATATGCGTATTTTTACCCTAAGTCATTACATGTAGATAAGATGCAGACAGGTGCTCAGTACCTCATTGGTAGACATGATTTCAAAGCTTTTTGTTCAGCAGGAAGCAGCGTGAAGTCAACAGTTCGTGAAATCTATCAATGTGATGTTGCCACTTATAATGGGTGTATTCATATAACCATCAAGGGTAATGGCTTTCTATATAACATGGTTCGCATCATTGTTGGGACACTATTAGATATTGGACTGGGTAAAAGAGAACCAGACAGCATGCAATCGATTATAGCGTCACTAAATCGTGAGCAAGCAGGTGTGACAGCTCCAGCCAAAGGGTTAACATTAGCTGCCATTCAATATGCATAA
- a CDS encoding YibE/F family protein gives MRYKIMFFFVALLSLGFLTQDVYGASPNDQYEETDEIIPGKVLAILRDEQEVLETSGGDYIQKIQVLKVKLLKGPDKGQLIEVYNTTDGIMGTSLDAKVGDELYCRIERDEKGNIVRGYIDKVKRDRYLILLVVIFILLTLGIGRLQGLKTLITLGITIVGVYYMLRGIINGQDPILISILVSLVVTIITMFIIGGFNRKAISAIIGTLSGVLIAGIIALIVGYYGSLSGLGTTEAQMLLFATDTLQLDFKGILFASILLGTLGAVMDVCMSISSSITELKSNNPLMSVGQLFKSGMNIGKDVMGTMSNTLILAYAGTSLCLMLLFMVNDMSFAHIINMDQISTEIVRAMAGTIGLIISIPITAIVSALLAKTDYDAM, from the coding sequence GTGCGATATAAAATAATGTTTTTTTTCGTGGCACTGTTAAGTTTAGGGTTTTTGACACAAGATGTATATGGGGCTTCACCCAATGATCAATATGAAGAAACAGATGAGATTATACCGGGAAAAGTACTAGCCATACTAAGAGATGAACAAGAAGTATTAGAAACATCTGGTGGCGATTACATACAAAAAATACAGGTCCTTAAAGTAAAACTTTTAAAAGGACCAGATAAGGGTCAGTTAATCGAAGTATACAATACCACAGATGGTATCATGGGAACCAGTTTAGATGCAAAAGTGGGAGACGAATTGTATTGCCGGATTGAAAGAGATGAAAAAGGCAATATAGTACGTGGCTATATTGATAAGGTAAAACGGGACCGGTATCTTATTTTGCTGGTTGTGATATTTATTCTACTCACATTAGGGATTGGTCGTCTACAAGGACTTAAAACCTTGATTACACTGGGTATTACCATTGTAGGTGTCTACTATATGTTACGGGGCATTATTAATGGGCAAGATCCAATCCTTATATCAATCCTTGTATCACTTGTGGTAACCATCATCACCATGTTTATTATTGGTGGTTTTAACCGTAAGGCTATATCGGCTATAATAGGCACATTATCAGGGGTCCTTATTGCAGGAATCATTGCATTAATCGTTGGCTATTATGGTAGTTTATCAGGTCTTGGGACAACAGAAGCCCAGATGCTGTTATTTGCCACAGATACGTTGCAATTGGATTTTAAAGGCATCTTATTTGCCAGTATTTTATTAGGGACACTTGGTGCGGTAATGGATGTTTGTATGTCCATATCCTCATCCATTACAGAATTAAAATCAAATAATCCTCTCATGTCCGTTGGTCAATTATTCAAATCAGGTATGAACATTGGAAAAGATGTGATGGGCACCATGTCCAATACACTTATATTAGCTTATGCTGGTACGTCCTTATGTCTCATGTTGTTATTTATGGTGAATGACATGTCTTTTGCACATATTATCAATATGGATCAAATATCCACAGAAATTGTAAGAGCCATGGCAGGAACCATCGGACTGATTATATCCATACCTATTACGGCAATTGTATCAGCATTACTTGCTAAAACAGACTATGATGCCATGTAA
- the rplM gene encoding 50S ribosomal protein L13, giving the protein MKTFMAKAETVERKWYIVDAEGHTLGRLTSEVAKVLIGKHKPVYTPHVDTGDHVIIINADKVVLTGKKLEQKLYRWHTGHPGGLKEVPYKEMMKNKPEEVVMHAVKGMLPKNKLGSKMLKKLRVYRGTEHNHAAQKPEVLEIKY; this is encoded by the coding sequence ATGAAAACTTTTATGGCAAAAGCTGAAACAGTTGAGAGAAAATGGTATATCGTTGATGCTGAAGGTCACACATTAGGACGTTTAACATCAGAAGTAGCGAAAGTATTAATCGGAAAGCATAAGCCTGTCTATACACCACATGTTGATACTGGCGATCACGTTATTATCATTAATGCAGATAAAGTTGTGTTAACTGGTAAGAAATTAGAGCAGAAATTATATAGATGGCACACTGGACATCCAGGTGGATTAAAAGAGGTTCCATATAAAGAAATGATGAAAAACAAACCTGAAGAAGTTGTTATGCATGCAGTAAAAGGTATGCTTCCAAAGAACAAATTAGGTAGCAAAATGCTTAAGAAGTTACGTGTATATAGAGGTACTGAGCATAACCATGCAGCTCAAAAACCTGAAGTATTAGAAATTAAATACTAG
- the rpsI gene encoding 30S ribosomal protein S9, which translates to MAELKYYGTGRRKHSVARVYLVPGTGKITINKRDIDDYCGYETLKVTIRQPLALTHTADKFDVLVNVHGGGFTGQAGAIRHGISRALLQADDEFRPALKKAGFLTRDPRMKERKKYGLKAARRAPQFSKR; encoded by the coding sequence TTGGCTGAATTAAAATATTACGGTACAGGTCGTAGAAAGCATAGTGTAGCAAGAGTTTACTTAGTTCCTGGAACAGGTAAAATTACGATTAATAAAAGAGATATAGATGATTACTGTGGTTATGAAACATTAAAAGTAACCATTCGCCAGCCTTTAGCATTAACACATACAGCAGATAAGTTTGATGTGCTTGTTAACGTGCACGGTGGTGGATTCACAGGTCAAGCAGGTGCTATTCGTCATGGTATCTCAAGAGCATTATTACAAGCAGATGATGAATTCCGTCCAGCTCTTAAAAAAGCAGGTTTCTTAACAAGAGACCCAAGAATGAAGGAAAGAAAGAAATACGGACTCAAGGCTGCAAGACGTGCACCTCAGTTCTCAAAGAGATAA
- a CDS encoding DUF4358 domain-containing protein, translated as MMMGYKKRVRIGLLFMLLLSIAAGCSSKKEDDVKDFDMQKLADQLQEELGFEALIKAEEAVVFDLYPLEKEDVDAYLVYVSSGATTEEIAIFKAREKDKVEDMMASIQTRIADQEESFATYRPEELTRLENKRIEQRGQYVILCISNNPDKALDVIDNVIG; from the coding sequence ATGATGATGGGTTATAAAAAAAGAGTAAGGATTGGTCTGCTATTCATGCTATTGCTAAGCATAGCAGCTGGGTGTTCCTCAAAAAAAGAGGATGACGTAAAAGATTTTGATATGCAAAAGCTTGCAGACCAATTACAGGAGGAACTAGGATTCGAGGCATTAATAAAAGCAGAAGAGGCCGTTGTATTTGATTTATATCCTCTGGAAAAAGAGGATGTGGATGCTTACTTGGTGTATGTCAGTTCTGGTGCCACCACGGAGGAAATAGCCATATTTAAAGCTCGTGAAAAGGACAAGGTTGAAGATATGATGGCATCCATTCAAACCAGAATCGCAGACCAAGAAGAGTCTTTTGCTACATATCGGCCAGAAGAATTAACACGCTTAGAAAATAAACGGATTGAGCAACGTGGGCAATATGTGATCTTATGTATCTCTAATAATCCAGATAAAGCATTAGACGTTATTGATAATGTCATTGGGTAG
- a CDS encoding GDSL-type esterase/lipase family protein produces the protein MTYKKRRQNKIIKNILYILKWILLLPCILVDYLICSIIRLKRRRCPHNKQAMFIGIGILVLSCAMVYYMSGNVFFGMHKENSVPSVSAHEDSHNDKPMDMKKKEYGIQIGVDKPYNLFMHDMATQHKELTSSTFTDSPTDALNQEVKTNDMTVKENQSIDDNFFQKTLFIGNSRTKGLYLASAPKGATFYAHEGLLVNNALTKTFIKQKDNQLKISIPEALSKQSFDKVYLMFGTNELGWVSLDTFINYYQDIIDTVQQHNEDATIYVQAILPVSEKKSESTTIYTNDNIVRFNEKIMTMCKEENIHYLDTWASVANDKGVLPDEASTDGIHLNKTYTEIWLDYIRRHTIQETSIKMKDRMKHGI, from the coding sequence ATGACGTATAAAAAAAGAAGACAAAATAAAATAATAAAAAACATCCTATACATACTTAAGTGGATTTTACTGTTGCCTTGTATCCTGGTAGATTATCTTATTTGTTCTATTATTAGATTGAAAAGAAGGCGGTGCCCACATAACAAACAAGCAATGTTCATCGGTATAGGTATCCTAGTATTGAGTTGTGCCATGGTTTATTACATGTCAGGTAATGTTTTTTTTGGTATGCATAAAGAGAACAGTGTACCATCTGTAAGTGCTCATGAAGATAGCCACAATGATAAGCCCATGGATATGAAGAAAAAGGAATATGGTATACAGATAGGAGTAGATAAACCTTACAATCTGTTTATGCATGATATGGCAACACAACATAAGGAACTGACCAGTAGCACCTTTACAGATAGTCCAACAGATGCTCTGAATCAAGAGGTTAAGACCAATGATATGACTGTTAAAGAAAATCAGTCTATAGATGACAATTTTTTTCAAAAGACATTATTCATAGGTAATTCAAGAACCAAGGGTCTTTATCTGGCTTCTGCACCAAAAGGGGCTACCTTTTATGCCCATGAGGGATTATTGGTGAATAATGCTTTGACCAAAACATTTATTAAGCAGAAGGACAACCAGTTAAAAATATCTATACCAGAGGCTCTTAGTAAACAGTCATTTGACAAGGTGTATCTGATGTTTGGCACCAATGAACTGGGTTGGGTATCTCTGGATACATTCATAAACTACTACCAAGATATCATAGACACCGTACAACAACACAATGAAGATGCCACCATTTATGTACAAGCTATTTTACCTGTATCGGAAAAGAAATCAGAATCAACGACCATATATACCAATGATAATATTGTGAGATTCAATGAGAAAATAATGACCATGTGTAAGGAGGAGAACATACATTATCTGGATACATGGGCAAGCGTCGCTAACGATAAAGGGGTCTTACCAGATGAGGCATCAACAGATGGCATTCATCTAAATAAGACCTATACAGAAATATGGCTTGATTATATTAGAAGGCATACAATCCAAGAAACATCAATTAAAATGAAGGACAGAATGAAGCATGGTATTTAG
- a CDS encoding MBOAT family O-acyltransferase: MVFSSITFIFYFLPVVLMLYVMVPKKMRNLILFMVSLFFYAWGEPKYILIMLFSTMVDYTNGIVIDRALQRNQQTRGKLFLALSMVINIGLLGVFKYGNFLIHNMNTIFDLSLHALDVALPIGISFYTFQTMSYTIDVYRRKVPVQKNIIAFGTYVTLFPQLIAGPIVTYSSIAKQMVDRKVTIETFSDGVRRFIIGLAKKVLLANNIGYLFDTIPNSHLQELSVATAWLGMIAYTFQIYFDFSGYSDMAIGLGKMFGFHFNENFNYPYVSRSITEFWTRWHISLSSWFREYVYIPLGGNRKGFRIQMRNMVIVWMLTGIWHGASWNFIIWGIYYAILLIIEKRWLLGVLRRLPKVCSHLYTMLFVILGWAIFAFDDWRVLSQYLQGMFGMHHHGIVDHDFIYYMASYNKLIAVLCMASTSYPRRVVQQLFFHTRSSICCVLVEPIGLGMMFILSIANIVNASYNPFLYFRF, from the coding sequence ATGGTATTTAGCAGTATTACGTTTATCTTTTACTTTTTACCTGTGGTACTGATGTTATATGTTATGGTACCTAAAAAAATGCGTAACCTTATCTTGTTTATGGTGAGCTTATTTTTTTATGCTTGGGGTGAACCCAAATATATTCTCATCATGTTGTTTTCTACCATGGTCGACTATACCAATGGCATAGTCATTGATAGGGCATTACAAAGAAATCAACAAACAAGAGGGAAGTTATTCTTAGCTCTATCCATGGTCATCAATATCGGATTACTAGGCGTATTTAAATATGGAAACTTTTTGATACATAATATGAATACTATTTTTGATTTATCCCTACATGCTCTAGATGTTGCATTACCCATTGGGATATCTTTCTACACATTTCAAACCATGTCCTATACCATTGATGTGTATAGAAGAAAAGTACCCGTACAAAAAAATATCATTGCCTTCGGCACTTACGTGACCCTCTTCCCTCAGTTAATCGCCGGCCCTATTGTTACCTATAGCAGTATTGCGAAACAAATGGTTGATCGAAAGGTGACCATTGAAACATTTTCTGACGGGGTTAGGCGCTTTATTATCGGTCTCGCTAAAAAAGTTCTCTTAGCTAATAACATTGGGTATCTGTTTGATACCATCCCCAATAGTCACTTACAAGAATTATCTGTAGCAACGGCTTGGCTTGGAATGATAGCTTATACCTTTCAAATATACTTTGACTTTTCAGGTTACTCGGATATGGCTATTGGCCTTGGGAAGATGTTCGGTTTTCATTTTAATGAGAATTTCAATTACCCCTATGTGTCTAGAAGTATAACCGAATTCTGGACAAGATGGCATATATCCCTTAGCTCATGGTTTCGTGAATATGTGTATATTCCTCTTGGGGGCAATAGAAAGGGATTCAGAATTCAAATGAGAAACATGGTCATTGTGTGGATGTTAACAGGCATTTGGCATGGTGCTTCTTGGAATTTTATTATCTGGGGAATCTATTATGCCATCTTGTTAATCATTGAAAAACGATGGTTATTAGGTGTACTTCGTCGATTACCAAAGGTATGTTCACATCTATACACCATGTTGTTTGTCATACTGGGTTGGGCTATTTTTGCCTTCGATGACTGGCGGGTATTGAGTCAATATCTGCAAGGGATGTTTGGTATGCACCATCATGGCATTGTGGATCATGATTTTATCTATTACATGGCATCGTATAACAAGTTGATAGCTGTATTGTGCATGGCATCCACAAGCTATCCTAGACGTGTGGTTCAGCAGCTGTTTTTTCATACCCGCAGTTCCATATGCTGTGTTTTGGTGGAACCAATAGGCTTGGGAATGATGTTTATACTATCCATTGCCAATATTGTCAATGCATCTTATAACCCATTTCTGTACTTTAGGTTCTAA
- a CDS encoding DHHW family protein, which yields MKQAISNWIVSIMFITIIFSLSLATLLSDKKLFSEEENRFLKPLPQLTYDQFVHNNLTRAYDTYLNDHFIHRYQWVRLKVTTDYLMGRKEHNGIYLSTKYLVENVKDKGKYYSDDNIHQMIQFSKNVPESSAVYFMLIPSASAIQSYKVPPNAHTFNQWAFIQQTYGQTEPYMNNIGIYDDLLSYKHDYIYYQTDHHWTMDGAYIAYKRMAQVMDFTPVPYEDLDVKTVSKDFKGSLHTKSGFDHVQSDVMKAIDHDNIDEFIVYNGENKQTHEGIYFEAYLTKKDKYTYFLGINQPKVTIKTKTPSDRQLLIFKDSYAHCLVPFLTYTYDKITLIDMRYVNSDILSDLQLSDYNDILFMYSIDVILNTKNTSKLTYMYKSAKMGDE from the coding sequence ATGAAGCAAGCTATAAGCAATTGGATAGTCAGCATCATGTTTATTACAATCATTTTCAGTTTATCCCTAGCTACCCTGCTAAGTGACAAGAAGCTTTTCTCAGAAGAAGAAAACAGGTTTTTGAAACCATTGCCACAATTAACCTATGACCAATTCGTACATAATAACTTGACAAGGGCATATGATACCTATCTGAATGATCATTTTATCCATCGGTATCAATGGGTGAGGTTGAAGGTCACGACAGATTATCTTATGGGGCGCAAAGAACATAACGGTATCTATCTATCCACAAAATATTTGGTTGAAAATGTTAAGGATAAAGGCAAATACTACAGTGACGACAACATACACCAGATGATTCAATTCTCTAAGAATGTGCCTGAGTCATCGGCTGTTTATTTTATGTTGATTCCATCAGCTTCTGCCATACAATCCTATAAAGTGCCTCCCAATGCACATACCTTTAATCAATGGGCATTTATACAACAAACATATGGTCAGACAGAGCCTTACATGAACAATATAGGTATATACGATGATTTACTGTCCTATAAACATGACTATATTTATTATCAAACAGACCACCACTGGACAATGGATGGCGCTTATATTGCATATAAGAGAATGGCTCAGGTCATGGATTTCACACCAGTTCCTTATGAAGATTTGGATGTAAAAACAGTGTCAAAGGATTTTAAAGGGTCACTGCATACCAAGAGTGGTTTTGATCATGTTCAATCCGATGTAATGAAGGCCATTGACCATGATAACATTGATGAATTTATCGTATACAATGGAGAGAATAAACAAACCCATGAAGGTATATATTTTGAAGCGTATCTTACAAAAAAAGATAAATATACCTATTTCTTAGGTATAAACCAGCCTAAAGTTACCATCAAAACCAAAACACCTTCTGATAGACAGTTACTTATATTTAAAGACTCCTATGCTCATTGTCTCGTGCCGTTCTTAACCTATACTTATGATAAGATTACCCTCATTGATATGCGTTATGTAAATTCAGATATCTTAAGTGATTTACAGTTATCAGACTACAATGACATCCTATTTATGTACAGTATTGATGTGATTCTAAATACCAAGAACACTTCAAAACTAACGTACATGTATAAATCTGCAAAAATGGGTGATGAGTAA